A single Nicotiana tabacum cultivar K326 chromosome 5, ASM71507v2, whole genome shotgun sequence DNA region contains:
- the LOC107806473 gene encoding F-box protein SKIP31 isoform X2 — protein MATSEDEDESLAQFLESEVLAFSDQDEGKQLKVEDNIDKFGGEEEQVTEKMRDAEDEGKAGEEEEEENRGAKRMKFEEKEGDKKMCETHMGTYNGAGTNIVRHVPRMIETGILSKIPPELLHHILKFLSSEDLVACSLVCKFLNGVASDESLWRRLYCLRWGLVLPTKKPRECAWKKLYIKRDADDMVEFVSNCPTEFKEYYIQMQTAKRSQAPLLSQINDDRIILDKTVADQVSIWKKSKGLGDNVVNDHACSGKTCAYHQIGDVFVCEKTGNVHVCDDTCREVVLDPINGLLVCTISGHCLDTMLLPDETEPDVEQQQAGAADELEPFMGSGRFARAYELGYNCDDEKELEAALRFC, from the exons ATGGCAACCTCCGAAGATGAGGATGAATCACTCGCTCAATTCCTTGAATCTGAAGTCCTCGCTTTCTCCGATCAg GATGAAGGGAAGCAACTGAAAGTTGAGGACAATATTGATAAGTTTGGTGGAGAGGAGGAGCAAGTAACGGAGAAAATGAGAGATGCGGAGGATGAGGGGAAAGCgggggaggaggaggaggaggaaaatAGAGGAGCAAAGCGGATGAAATTTGAGGAGAAAGAGGGGGACAAAAAG ATGTGTGAGACTCACATGGGTACGTATAATGGTGCTGGTACCAACATCGTAAGACATGTTCCAAGGATGATAGAAACTGGTATTCTCAGCAAAATTCCTCCTGAGTTGCTCCATCACATTCTCAAGTTCCTTTCCTCAGAG GATCTCGTTGCATGTTCATTGGTCTGTAAGTTTCTAAATGGTGTTGCTTCTGATGAATCCTTATGGCGTCGTCT ATATTGCTTGCGATGGGGTCTGGTGCTTCCAACAAAAAAGCCACGGGAGTGTGCTTGGAAGAAGCTTTACATCAAG CGTGATGCAGACGACATGGTAGAGTTCGTCAGTAATTGCCCGACGGAATTCAAGGAGTATTACATCCAAATGCAGACTGCTAAAAGAAGCCAAGCTCCTCTTCTTTCTCAG ATAAATGATGATCGTATAATTCTCGATAAGACCGTCGCTGATCAAGTCTCTATTTGGAAGAAAAGCAAAGGCCTAGGTGATAATGTGGTCAATGATCATGCATGCTCTGGGAAGACATGCGCTTACCATCAAATTGGGGATGTATTTGTCTGTGAGAAAACTGGAAATGTTCATG TTTGTGATGACACTTGCAGGGAAGTTGTACTGGATCCAATAAATGGTCTGCTTGTGTGCACTATTTCAGGCCACTGTTTGGACACGATGTTGTTACCAGATGAAACGGAACCAGATGTG GAGCAACAACAAGCTGGTGCGGCGGACGAACTAGAACCATTCATGGGCTCAGGTCGTTTTG CTCGAGCTTATGAACTGGGGTATAACTGCGATGATGAGAAGGAACTGGAAGCTGCTTTGCGCTTTTGCTGA
- the LOC107806473 gene encoding F-box protein SKIP31 isoform X1 — protein sequence MATSEDEDESLAQFLESEVLAFSDQDEGKQLKVEDNIDKFGGEEEQVTEKMRDAEDEGKAGEEEEEENRGAKRMKFEEKEGDKKVKTLLSSQSLALPIEIKADGEYASSPPKMCETHMGTYNGAGTNIVRHVPRMIETGILSKIPPELLHHILKFLSSEDLVACSLVCKFLNGVASDESLWRRLYCLRWGLVLPTKKPRECAWKKLYIKRDADDMVEFVSNCPTEFKEYYIQMQTAKRSQAPLLSQINDDRIILDKTVADQVSIWKKSKGLGDNVVNDHACSGKTCAYHQIGDVFVCEKTGNVHVCDDTCREVVLDPINGLLVCTISGHCLDTMLLPDETEPDVEQQQAGAADELEPFMGSGRFARAYELGYNCDDEKELEAALRFC from the exons ATGGCAACCTCCGAAGATGAGGATGAATCACTCGCTCAATTCCTTGAATCTGAAGTCCTCGCTTTCTCCGATCAg GATGAAGGGAAGCAACTGAAAGTTGAGGACAATATTGATAAGTTTGGTGGAGAGGAGGAGCAAGTAACGGAGAAAATGAGAGATGCGGAGGATGAGGGGAAAGCgggggaggaggaggaggaggaaaatAGAGGAGCAAAGCGGATGAAATTTGAGGAGAAAGAGGGGGACAAAAAGGTAAAGACATTGTTATCATCTCAATCTCTTGCATTGCCAATCGAAATTAAAGCTGATGGTGAATATGCATCTTCACCTCCAAAGATGTGTGAGACTCACATGGGTACGTATAATGGTGCTGGTACCAACATCGTAAGACATGTTCCAAGGATGATAGAAACTGGTATTCTCAGCAAAATTCCTCCTGAGTTGCTCCATCACATTCTCAAGTTCCTTTCCTCAGAG GATCTCGTTGCATGTTCATTGGTCTGTAAGTTTCTAAATGGTGTTGCTTCTGATGAATCCTTATGGCGTCGTCT ATATTGCTTGCGATGGGGTCTGGTGCTTCCAACAAAAAAGCCACGGGAGTGTGCTTGGAAGAAGCTTTACATCAAG CGTGATGCAGACGACATGGTAGAGTTCGTCAGTAATTGCCCGACGGAATTCAAGGAGTATTACATCCAAATGCAGACTGCTAAAAGAAGCCAAGCTCCTCTTCTTTCTCAG ATAAATGATGATCGTATAATTCTCGATAAGACCGTCGCTGATCAAGTCTCTATTTGGAAGAAAAGCAAAGGCCTAGGTGATAATGTGGTCAATGATCATGCATGCTCTGGGAAGACATGCGCTTACCATCAAATTGGGGATGTATTTGTCTGTGAGAAAACTGGAAATGTTCATG TTTGTGATGACACTTGCAGGGAAGTTGTACTGGATCCAATAAATGGTCTGCTTGTGTGCACTATTTCAGGCCACTGTTTGGACACGATGTTGTTACCAGATGAAACGGAACCAGATGTG GAGCAACAACAAGCTGGTGCGGCGGACGAACTAGAACCATTCATGGGCTCAGGTCGTTTTG CTCGAGCTTATGAACTGGGGTATAACTGCGATGATGAGAAGGAACTGGAAGCTGCTTTGCGCTTTTGCTGA